Sequence from the Rutidosis leptorrhynchoides isolate AG116_Rl617_1_P2 chromosome 3, CSIRO_AGI_Rlap_v1, whole genome shotgun sequence genome:
GCATTGTTgttcatattatatttttattttctctcAAAACTGCAATTTGTATACTTGCAATATTAATCATAAGAAGGTTTTCAttttactttttggtgttactctTAATTATAAATTTTCTGAAATTTTCTAATTTactttaatttaaatataataataaaacggACTTCATATATAATGTCACTTTCTCTAAACTTCAGATTATAACACTTTTAAAATAAAGAGTTATATGCAGAAAAAAAAAACAAAGTATATTCACTTTTAAATTACGGAGTATGAGATAGTGAAAGTGCACGACTTGCCTATACTTATATCCGGCACTGACTAAATCAACAAAGAAAGTAGTTGAATATAAATATTCCCTTGGGATCTACAAATAAttgaatatacatatacatatgaatgattatGAGACCAAAAAATCAATAAGATAAATGGACAGATTCAGATCTACAAATTATTGCCTTTGTGTGATCCAATGATACTTTAGAAAATGGGAAAAACAAGCAAATGGCTCAAAAACTTGTTAACCGGAAACAAACACAAAACCACTACTCAACCACCAATCCCCACCCAAGACACCTCACCCTCACCCATTGCCACCCACTCCACAACCCCCAAAGAAAGGCGTAGATGGAGTTTCCGGCGATCATCCGCCACGGCTACCGCCAATTCAAAGGAGAATACATCGACTCGGCCACCACTTTCTATCCAACAAGAAAAATTAGATGTACAGAACCATGATACGCCAATTGTGACGCCACTAGTGGCGGCCACCACCATGATGCCTCTCACAACCACCATTGTAACTATGAGAATCGACATCCAAGAGGATCTAGCCGCTATAAAGATCCAATCGGTTTTTAGGTCTCATTTAGCAAGGAAAGCTTTATGTGCTTTAAAAGGCCTAGTGAAGTTGCAAGCTTTAGTTAGGGGTCACTTGGTGCGAAAACAAGCAGCCGAGACTCTTCGGTGCATGCATGCTTTAGTGACAGCTCAGGCTCGAGCTCGTGCTCAACGAACACGAACATCAAGTCACATGTTTCATCATGGTGTTAACAATCAAGAACTAATGGAAGAAAACATCAAAATTGTGGAAATGGATATTGGGCATGCAAGACCAACCGAATATATGTTGTCCGATGCTAACCAAACCAATCATTTCGATGAATACTACCTGAAACCTTATAATTGTAGACCAAATTCTGTTTATTCTGTTACAGATTATTCTGAAACGGTCCAAGAAGTTGGTGTTTGTCCAAGTTATATGGCTAATACCCAGTCCTCAAGGGCCAAAACCCGATCTCATAGCGCTCCTAAGCAGCGCCCTCCAGATCAGGCTGGGCCCCCAGCTGAGAGACGGTCTATAAGTAGCATTAAGCGTAGGCCTTCTCTTGAAGGCAAAAATGTGCCACGAGCAGTTCGGATGCAACGTTCATCATCTCATGTTGGTTCGGGTGGTCAACCGAATCACTACCCATGGTCAATCAAGCTTGACAAGTCAAGTATGTCTCTTATAGAAAGTGAATGTGGGTCCACTAGTACTATGTTAACCGATGGATATTATAGTAAATCGGTTGTTGGTTATGGATACTAAATGAATCACTAGAGTTAATCTAAGTAGAATCAAGAAGCTTCAACGACTTGGTTGAAGGAGCTGAGAATCGGTTGTGTGTGGGTAGATTAAATGTTTTATTGTTTAATAGTTCGTGTTACGTACTTGTGAAATAAAAAAATTAATGTAAAATTTGATATGTGGTGTGGATCAACAAGTCCAATTTAACAGATAATGTAATTTATTAATTATCTATATCATATTattggtaattattataattaagtatagTTTCTTAAAAATTCTTAGCTGTTATTAGTTtctcattaattaattaaatattgctATTAGACAAAAACAAATACGGAGTAGACAGTAAGTGGAATGTTTTTAATTCATGTAGAATACTGTTCGTACGGCATATAAGAAACTGGTCAGATTGAAAATGAAATAGAGAATAAAACAAAGGGAAGTGACAAACATTATATTTTTTTACATATGCACTATTAAACTTAGGTACATTAGACCACACTTTCCGTCACTTTCCTTCCTACATCTCACGTGGCAAAAGTGACGAAAACTGACGGAGCCTAACAGAGCGTCAGAACTGACGAAGCCAAAGCGTCAGTTGGACTTCTGACGCAAAAAAAAAAATCGTCACTTCCTCCTTTAATCTATCAccaatttttctgatttaataaataaatatttttataattaatttatttttccCACACAATTTCAATTAGATCTTACCACATCACCCTACTCAATATTTGATACAAAAAACTGACACAACAGTTAACAAAAGTTAGAAACTGACATTGCCTAGTCACAGACAGATTGCACATTTTGACTAAAAAGTGCATAAACTGTATGTGATATCGCATACACCATTAGAAATGGTCTTATATTCCTTGCGTTCCAATTTAATACTCCTTAATTCTAGACAAAAAGATACAGTTTGAGAAAATGTTATCAtcactttatatttttttattcaaTTTCTTGTTTTACCCCATATTACTTTTTTATTTTACATGTATAAAGGAAAACTATAAAAGAActttatcttattatttttatgTATTAAACCTATTAAATTCAAGCGAAAGGAGTAATACTCTAAATCCCATTTAATTTTAATAATGTATAATCAGTGATATTGAAATTTTGATAAAATAAATAAGTTTAGTActtgataaaaatattaaaatattaaagtaAGTTTAACTGAAAtgaaaataattttaaataaaaaataaattgaaAGTATAAGAATTTTTAGTAGTTATTTTTGTAACTTAACACCTTTTTAAGAGAAACAATTATAGTAAAGTCGACACTAGTGTTTGATTGAGTCAAATTTTTtccaaatattaattataattattaattattaagactAATTAAatcaatataaaaattatatttttaatctggatgtatatatatttaatttatgaaaTTTACGTAATCATCAAATAATTACTACAAAATATTTATGATGATACGCATGTAAATCCATATCAAATAAATTTTATTTGATAATATGATTTATCaacaaaatattaaataaaaccctCGAACGAGACCGACACTAAGGTTCGGGACGAGGATAAGTGGACTATCTGCCAAATCACAAACTTAACGGATATTCCTCCCCGGATTATCCATCTGAAAAGAAAAACGGCACGTAACCGGACGGATAACAACGCTGCCTACCCGGTAATCTGCTCCCGGACGCGTAAGCTGTCCAGAATATTACCCGGATATAGGTTACCGTGAGGAAACACTTGAAGAAACTAGGCCATGTTTACATGTAAGCCCTTTTCACCGGGTAAGTATATTGTCTACCCGACAACCTGCTCCCAGATATGTAAACTGTCTAGAAGGTTGTCCAGGTACAACTTATCGATATGAAATACTTGAAAAGATTTCAGGCCACACGTAAGCCCTTTCTATCCGGTTCATAGTATGCTGCCTACCCGGTATCCTGCTAACGGGTAATTGCATAAGACAAAACACACGAGTGGAGCGTGTATGCCACGTCAACCCGTAAAATCAAGAAAATTTGTTAGGATTCGTTTGTTACGATTATGAAAGGGACACGTGTCACGTCATCATTCCTTCTAACAAACTTCTGGCGCCTATAAATACACTCCGTAAGTTATTCATAACACACAATGTTATCACCTTAACGTTACTCTGCCAAAATAACTGCGTGATATCACTCACACAATCAAATCAGTTGGATTCCGGCTGTCACCGGAGTTCAATTACCTCATATATTAACTTATTCTATCTAATCGAATAAGTTAATCCGATTGATTGTTTTACACTCTCATGAATTTCTAGATTTCGATTAGATTTGCAGAATTGCCGGAGTTAAAATAATCTATCACCTACTTTTTTCCTCAAATTAAGCACTCGAACCTAAATTTATTTTCAAAATCAGTTTTAGGTTCGATCAATTTAATGTATTCGTTCATAGAATACTTCtttttataataattttaaatttgtattcatatttttatCTAACTTGGGCCTACCCACGCATTCGTGTATTATCCATGAACACACAAAACCACACCTACATCATCAACTCCCCATTCATCGCATCTTTCCGTCATGCACCGTCGCCACCATGAACAGCCAaataaccaccaccatcaccaccactagCCTCCCTTTCAACCCTTCCAAACTCCTCCTCCACCGTCGGTCCCTCCTCCTCCTAACCACCACTACAACCACCCTTTCCCTCCCCTCCATTTCCATCGCCTCACCACCACCGAAACAACCTGACACAACTATTACTGACCGTGTCTTTATGGACTTTAGCATCTGTCCTAGCTACTTCCAAACCCGAACTCTTGGATCCGACCTCGCTTCTTGCCCCGACTCCGAACCCGTTGGTCGTATTGTTCTTGGATTGTATGGGAACTTTGTACCTATCACTGTTTCCAATTTTAAAGCTATGTGTACAGGTAATATTGATATAACTTgaacattttattttacgtttctaATTGTTTATTACTATTTCGATAATTACTAAGATCTTTTACATGTTTAAAATGAAATACAGTAATTGATTTCACATTTTATTaaatttgttattttaattattttgggacgatGAAGTGTTTCAAGAAGTAATTGGGTTAATAAATGGTGTATTCTTCTAAAACATTTGTTGCTAATTTCgattttaattatttttttgtCTGCTAATAAGTGTGATTGGTAATTGGTAATGGTAGTAATTTCTGGTAGTTAGACATAATTGCATACATTTGTCTTTGGAATGTACATGACGTCATGATCCTCGACTAGTCGGGCTTTTGAAGTACTCCGACTAGTCTCCGTTTTGACCGATTTATTCGGTAGAAGTTGTAAATTGTTTATTTAGTTGAATCAATTTGGCCAAATTAAGTCACATACAGTCAAAGTCAAAGCAACATCAGAATGGCCTCCGACTTATCGATTAGTCCTACAAGGTGCCGACTAACGACATTTATAACCTTACATGACGTAGTGATTGCGTACGACTAGGCCATGACTGAGTAATATATTACATACATCTCTGTAAGTATAGTATGACATAAAAGTAACATTAACTAATTCTATCTGTAACTGTGTATACACAGGAATGTCTGGATACTATAAAGGAACATTGATTCAGAAACTATTTCCTGGTAACTATTTCATGGCGGGAAAACAGGGACGGAGGGATAAAGGTGAAGTCAAACCTCCGGTTAATTTGGTTAGAAATACAGAGAGTATTGATCCAAAAGCGTTCGAGTTAAGGCATACGAAAGGTGGTGTTTTGTCTTTATGTTTAtcggagaatgatgatgatgatgacatcaAACTTGATCCTAATTACTCGAATGTCGAGTTCATGATTACTACTGGTCCTGGCCCTTGTCCTGATCTTGATGGGAGGAATATCGTTTTTGGTACTGTTCTTGAAGGTACAATAATTTCTTTTTATGCGTTATTTGTTAAATCAGGTGTAGGAACGATTAAACGGTATTAATCGATCAAATCTTCAATATCGAGTGCGGAATTACtcgatattgggttttatatcaAAAACAACTCTAATACATATGATCTAGTTGATTAAATCGACTTTAGAATGATATAGATCAATCAAACA
This genomic interval carries:
- the LOC139898353 gene encoding protein IQ-DOMAIN 19-like, translating into MGKTSKWLKNLLTGNKHKTTTQPPIPTQDTSPSPIATHSTTPKERRRWSFRRSSATATANSKENTSTRPPLSIQQEKLDVQNHDTPIVTPLVAATTMMPLTTTIVTMRIDIQEDLAAIKIQSVFRSHLARKALCALKGLVKLQALVRGHLVRKQAAETLRCMHALVTAQARARAQRTRTSSHMFHHGVNNQELMEENIKIVEMDIGHARPTEYMLSDANQTNHFDEYYLKPYNCRPNSVYSVTDYSETVQEVGVCPSYMANTQSSRAKTRSHSAPKQRPPDQAGPPAERRSISSIKRRPSLEGKNVPRAVRMQRSSSHVGSGGQPNHYPWSIKLDKSSMSLIESECGSTSTMLTDGYYSKSVVGYGY
- the LOC139898354 gene encoding peptidyl-prolyl cis-trans isomerase CYP28, chloroplastic-like, coding for MNSQITTTITTTSLPFNPSKLLLHRRSLLLLTTTTTTLSLPSISIASPPPKQPDTTITDRVFMDFSICPSYFQTRTLGSDLASCPDSEPVGRIVLGLYGNFVPITVSNFKAMCTGMSGYYKGTLIQKLFPGNYFMAGKQGRRDKGEVKPPVNLVRNTESIDPKAFELRHTKGGVLSLCLSENDDDDDIKLDPNYSNVEFMITTGPGPCPDLDGRNIVFGTVLEGMDVVASINSIPTYKPGERVRQYNDLAEFFGDERARNARAIWDRPQKTLYISNCGEVKVTKPTLSPSLP